The Methylococcus sp. Mc7 genomic sequence AGCCGGTCGTCGATCCAGATCAGTATCTCCTCGTTCCATGGCAACATTCCGGTGAGTGGGTCGGGGCCGAACGCGCCTTCGCTGGCGATTCCGATGGAAAGCCCCGACAGTTCCATGCCGATGCGCGCCTTTTTCCGCGCCGCCTCCAGTTGGGTTCCCGCACGAGTGATGTCGCGGGTGAAAGTGCCGAGAAGATCGGTGTCGAACCCTTCCACCCTCTCGACGCGACAGCCCAGCGGCCTTTCCAGCGCCGGCGCGATCACGCCTTCCTTGCCGTGTTGGGTGAGCAGGGCGACCCGTTGGTTCCGATAGCAACCGTCCCGCGCGTTACTGCTTGGCGGGTGAGCTTTTTCGTTCATGGCCTGTGTCCGATTTTCCCGTTGCCGCGTGGTCTTCAGCGCCCCCGGCTGGCCCGCCGCAAACGATCGTTGACGGCCCGCCAGGGCTCCGTGTCCGGCGGAGATTGCGCCAGTAGCACGTCGAATCCGGAAAGGTCGAGCAGGTGTAAGACGGCATACAGGCGTTGCGCATAGTCTGCCGGCCGGACGGGCATGGGGAAGGGCGTAAGGTTGGGACCTTCCCGCACGGCGCTAGGCGGCGGTTCGATCAGGATCGCGGCGGCTTTGACACCGGAGCGCGCCAATTCCTCGCCGCGGCGTTTCAGGTGTTCCAGCGGCCAGACCTCGAGGGGTGTCTCTGGGGCGTAGTGGGAGGGCAGCATGCCCGGCGCGCGGATGGCGTCGCCGTTTCCGGGCTCGCTGATTTCCTCCCCGAGCACCTCTTGCAGCGCCGACAGCGGAATCGACCCCGGGCGCAAGAGCCGGGGCCGGCTGCCCGCCAGGCAGAGGATGGTGGATTCCACCCCTACACGGCAGGGCCCGCCGTCCAGGATCATGTCCACCTTGCCCTTGAGTTCCTTGCGCACATGCCGGGCGCGGGTCGGGCTCACCCGCCCGAAACGGTTGGCGGAGGGCGCGGCGACCCCGCCGCCGAAGGCCTCCAGCAGGGCGAG encodes the following:
- a CDS encoding L-threonylcarbamoyladenylate synthase, translating into MKEALSRDVDAAVRVLRTGGLVAFPTETVYGLGADACNPAAVRRIFEVKGRPPDHPLIVHFARLDNLDHWTRNVPDAAWRLAERFWPGPLTLILMRRNAPLEVTGGQETVGVRMPDHPLALALLEAFGGGVAAPSANRFGRVSPTRARHVRKELKGKVDMILDGGPCRVGVESTILCLAGSRPRLLRPGSIPLSALQEVLGEEISEPGNGDAIRAPGMLPSHYAPETPLEVWPLEHLKRRGEELARSGVKAAAILIEPPPSAVREGPNLTPFPMPVRPADYAQRLYAVLHLLDLSGFDVLLAQSPPDTEPWRAVNDRLRRASRGR